Proteins encoded in a region of the Microvirgula aerodenitrificans DSM 15089 genome:
- the radC gene encoding RadC family protein gives MPITDWPPGERPRERLILQGAGVLSDAELLAILLRTGTAGRSAIDLARDMLSHFVSLGGLLHAPVNELLEQPGLGPAKLAQLAAAAEIGRRCLAERVSQANALSHPDAVRDYLRLSYGFSVRETFVAVYLSAQNRVLAVEELSRGTLTEVRVYTRELIKSALQHNAASVILAHNHPSGETEPSRADRDLTVTLSKALSLVDIRLVDHLVVTTTCCTSFAERGWL, from the coding sequence ATGCCGATTACCGACTGGCCGCCGGGCGAGCGCCCGCGTGAGAGGCTGATATTGCAGGGGGCGGGGGTGCTGTCCGATGCCGAGCTGCTGGCCATCCTGTTGCGGACCGGCACGGCGGGACGCAGCGCGATCGACCTCGCTCGCGACATGCTGTCGCATTTCGTGTCACTGGGCGGATTGCTGCATGCCCCGGTCAACGAGCTGCTCGAACAGCCGGGACTCGGGCCGGCCAAGCTCGCGCAACTGGCGGCCGCGGCCGAGATCGGCCGTCGCTGCCTGGCGGAACGGGTGTCACAGGCCAATGCGCTGAGTCATCCGGACGCGGTGCGCGACTATCTGCGGCTCAGCTACGGCTTCTCGGTGCGGGAAACCTTCGTCGCCGTTTACCTGTCGGCACAGAACCGGGTGCTGGCGGTCGAGGAATTGAGTCGTGGCACGCTGACCGAGGTCCGCGTGTACACCCGGGAGCTGATCAAGTCGGCATTGCAGCATAACGCTGCCAGCGTCATCCTGGCCCACAACCATCCGTCCGGCGAAACGGAACCGAGCCGGGCGGACCGGGATCTGACGGTAACACTCAGCAAGGCGCTGTCGCTGGTCGATATCAGGCTTGTGGATCATCTGGTGGTCACGACAACGTGCTGCACATCGTTCGCCGAGCGCGGCTGGCTGTAA
- the coaBC gene encoding bifunctional phosphopantothenoylcysteine decarboxylase/phosphopantothenate--cysteine ligase CoaBC — protein sequence MSRHFLIGVAGGVAAYKTCELVRLLVKAGHSVEVAMTEAATHFVGPTTFQALSGNPVYLNQWDTRPDNGMAHIELTRRADAFLIAPATADLIARLAHGLCDDLISTLAAARTCPLIVAPAMNRQMWDNPPNQRNITRLVDDGVTVFGPGSGAQACGEVGDGRMLEAAELFDLLDGFFVPDSLAGRRVLLTAGPTYEAIDPVRGITNISSGKMGYALARACRDAGAEVTLVSGPTALPSPTGITVIPVQSAQHMLSAVEASLPGQHVFISVAAVADYRVANTSEHKLKKQDGGPPTLTLVENPDILASVAARADAPFCVGFAAESQNLLDFAEQKRTRKRVPLLVANLAQQAMGADDNEVVLLDDAGRHPLPRQSKDDTARAIVAHLARALASR from the coding sequence ATGTCCCGACATTTCCTGATTGGCGTCGCCGGTGGCGTCGCTGCGTACAAGACCTGCGAACTGGTGCGCCTGCTGGTCAAGGCGGGGCACAGCGTCGAAGTCGCCATGACCGAAGCCGCCACCCACTTCGTCGGCCCGACCACGTTCCAGGCGCTGAGCGGCAACCCGGTCTATCTGAATCAGTGGGACACGCGGCCGGACAACGGGATGGCGCATATCGAGCTGACCCGCCGCGCCGATGCGTTCCTGATCGCGCCGGCGACCGCCGACCTGATTGCCCGGCTTGCCCACGGTCTGTGCGACGATCTGATCAGCACGCTGGCCGCCGCGCGGACCTGTCCGCTGATCGTGGCACCGGCCATGAACCGCCAGATGTGGGACAACCCGCCAAACCAGCGCAATATCACCCGCCTTGTCGATGACGGCGTGACCGTGTTCGGCCCCGGTTCCGGTGCCCAGGCCTGCGGCGAGGTCGGCGACGGCCGCATGCTGGAAGCCGCCGAGCTGTTCGATCTGCTGGACGGCTTTTTCGTGCCGGACAGCCTGGCCGGACGCAGGGTGCTGCTGACAGCCGGCCCGACCTACGAGGCCATCGACCCGGTGCGCGGCATCACCAATATCTCCAGCGGCAAGATGGGGTATGCGCTGGCCCGCGCCTGCCGCGATGCCGGCGCCGAGGTGACGCTGGTCAGCGGCCCGACCGCGTTGCCGTCACCAACCGGCATCACCGTCATCCCGGTGCAATCGGCGCAGCACATGCTGTCGGCAGTCGAGGCCAGCCTGCCCGGCCAGCATGTGTTCATCTCGGTCGCCGCCGTGGCCGATTACCGGGTCGCCAATACCAGCGAGCACAAGCTGAAAAAACAGGACGGCGGTCCGCCGACGCTGACGCTGGTCGAAAACCCGGACATCCTCGCCAGCGTGGCGGCCCGGGCCGATGCGCCGTTCTGCGTCGGTTTCGCCGCCGAAAGCCAGAACCTGCTCGACTTTGCCGAGCAGAAACGCACCCGCAAGCGCGTACCGCTGCTGGTGGCCAACCTGGCACAGCAGGCGATGGGCGCCGACGACAACGAGGTCGTGCTTCTCGACGATGCCGGTCGTCATCCCCTGCCGCGCCAGAGCAAGGATGACACGGCCCGCGCCATCGTCGCCCATCTGGCGCGGGCACTGGCCTCGCGCTGA
- the dut gene encoding dUTP diphosphatase, with translation MPTIDLKILDPRLQSHLPAYATAGSAGLDLRAAIDSDMVIAPGETQLVPTGIAIHLEDPGFAAMILPRSGLGHKHGIVLGNLVGLIDSDYQGQIFVSIWNRGHEAFRLAPLERIAQMVVVPVVQVDFRLVDEFPVSERGSGGFGSTGKR, from the coding sequence ATGCCCACCATCGACCTGAAAATCCTCGACCCGCGCCTGCAGTCCCACCTGCCGGCCTATGCCACGGCCGGTTCGGCCGGCCTTGACCTGCGCGCCGCCATCGACAGTGACATGGTCATTGCCCCGGGGGAAACCCAGCTGGTGCCGACCGGCATCGCCATTCACCTGGAAGATCCCGGTTTCGCCGCCATGATCCTGCCGCGCTCGGGACTCGGTCACAAGCACGGCATCGTGCTCGGCAATCTGGTCGGCCTGATCGACTCGGACTACCAGGGCCAGATCTTCGTTTCGATCTGGAACCGCGGTCACGAAGCGTTCCGTCTTGCGCCGCTGGAACGCATCGCGCAGATGGTGGTGGTGCCGGTGGTCCAGGTCGACTTCAGGCTGGTCGACGAATTCCCGGTCAGCGAGCGCGGCAGCGGCGGCTTCGGCTCGACCGGCAAGCGCTAG
- a CDS encoding tripartite tricarboxylate transporter permease → MDTLSHLWQGFMVALRPDNLLVGFLGAFIGTIVGMLPGLGPINGVAILLPLAFALKLPPETALILLAAVYMGCEYGGRISSILLNVPGDAGAIMTALDGNPMARRGWAGVALSISALASFVGSNIAIIGLVLFAPLLAEWALAFGPAEYFALMIFAIACLGSMVGDKPVKTLLAVLIGLMMAVVGVDANSGAYRFTFDLLSLSDGIPFIVVIIGFFSVSEILLMLEQTRDGQAVIRQTGRMIFNLRELALTWATMLRSSLIGFVVGVLPGAGATIASAIAYMTARRLAGKGGRFGNGDIRGVAAPEAANNASACGSFVPMLTLGVPGSGTTAVMVGALTLYNITPGPMLFIEQPDIVWGLIASLFIANAILLVLNVPLIGLFTRVLSVPFWALVPLIAVISAVGVYAIHSTTFDLLLMVLFGVFGYLLRKMHFPMSALILGFVLGEMLEQNLRRALSISDGAIGILWSGPIAISLWGLAAFILLAPPLWRRLVRRPVLA, encoded by the coding sequence ATGGATACGCTTTCCCACTTGTGGCAGGGCTTCATGGTTGCCTTGCGGCCCGACAACCTGCTGGTCGGTTTCCTGGGCGCCTTTATCGGCACCATTGTCGGCATGCTGCCGGGACTCGGGCCGATCAACGGCGTTGCCATTCTGCTGCCGCTGGCCTTCGCGCTGAAGCTGCCGCCGGAGACGGCACTGATCCTGCTGGCGGCGGTCTACATGGGCTGTGAGTACGGCGGGCGGATCTCGTCGATCCTGCTGAACGTGCCCGGTGACGCCGGTGCGATCATGACCGCGCTGGACGGCAACCCGATGGCGCGCCGGGGCTGGGCCGGCGTGGCGCTGTCGATCTCGGCGCTGGCCTCGTTCGTCGGCTCGAATATCGCGATCATTGGCCTGGTACTGTTTGCGCCGCTGCTGGCGGAATGGGCGCTGGCCTTCGGCCCGGCCGAGTACTTTGCGCTGATGATTTTTGCCATTGCCTGCCTGGGCAGCATGGTCGGCGACAAGCCGGTCAAGACGCTGCTGGCGGTGCTGATCGGCCTGATGATGGCGGTGGTCGGCGTCGACGCCAACTCGGGGGCCTACCGCTTCACCTTCGACCTGCTGTCGCTGTCGGACGGCATCCCGTTCATCGTGGTGATCATCGGCTTCTTCTCGGTCAGCGAAATTCTGCTGATGCTGGAACAGACCCGGGACGGCCAGGCCGTGATCCGTCAGACCGGGCGGATGATATTCAATCTGCGCGAACTGGCGCTGACCTGGGCGACCATGCTGCGCTCATCGCTGATCGGTTTCGTGGTCGGGGTGCTGCCGGGCGCCGGGGCAACCATTGCCAGCGCCATTGCCTACATGACGGCCAGGCGGCTGGCCGGGAAGGGCGGGCGTTTCGGCAACGGCGACATCCGTGGCGTGGCCGCACCGGAGGCGGCCAACAATGCGTCGGCCTGCGGTTCCTTCGTGCCGATGCTGACCCTGGGCGTGCCCGGCTCCGGCACCACGGCAGTCATGGTTGGCGCGCTGACGCTGTACAACATCACGCCGGGACCGATGCTGTTCATCGAGCAGCCGGACATTGTCTGGGGGCTGATCGCCTCGCTGTTTATCGCCAATGCGATCCTGCTGGTGCTGAACGTTCCGCTGATCGGGCTGTTCACCCGCGTGCTGTCGGTGCCGTTCTGGGCACTGGTGCCGCTGATCGCCGTGATCAGCGCGGTCGGGGTCTATGCGATCCACAGCACCACGTTCGATCTGCTGCTCATGGTGTTGTTCGGCGTATTCGGCTACCTGCTGCGCAAGATGCATTTTCCGATGTCGGCGCTGATTCTCGGCTTCGTGCTGGGCGAAATGCTGGAGCAGAACCTGCGCCGGGCCCTGTCGATCTCTGATGGCGCGATCGGCATCCTCTGGTCGGGGCCGATCGCGATCTCGCTGTGGGGGCTGGCAGCGTTCATCCTGCTGGCGCCGCCGCTGTGGCGCCGTCTGGTCCGGCGCCCGGTGCTGGCCTAG
- a CDS encoding tripartite tricarboxylate transporter TctB family protein: protein MSDRVFALVWLALCAVAAGIGWQIEAAFSYEPIGPRAYPLLVIVLMALCAGCLACRRGDRADWPSAATLGRLSSLALLLLAYAAVFEWLGFPLASALLIVGIGRLFGGGWLACLLLGAISGIGLYYGFDRLLDVTLPAGRLLDR from the coding sequence ATGAGTGATCGTGTTTTTGCCCTGGTGTGGCTGGCGCTGTGCGCCGTCGCAGCCGGGATCGGCTGGCAGATCGAAGCCGCATTCTCGTACGAGCCGATCGGCCCCCGTGCCTACCCGTTGCTGGTCATCGTGCTGATGGCGCTCTGTGCCGGCTGCCTGGCCTGCCGGCGGGGGGACCGTGCCGACTGGCCATCCGCGGCGACCCTGGGCCGTCTGTCATCGCTGGCGCTGCTGCTGCTGGCTTATGCGGCGGTATTCGAATGGCTCGGCTTTCCGCTGGCGTCGGCGCTGCTGATCGTCGGTATCGGCCGTCTGTTCGGCGGGGGCTGGCTGGCATGCCTGCTGCTGGGGGCCATTTCCGGCATCGGGCTGTACTACGGCTTTGACCGGCTGCTGGATGTTACCTTGCCGGCCGGCCGGCTTCTGGATCGATAA
- a CDS encoding Bug family tripartite tricarboxylate transporter substrate binding protein, producing MTPRIASLWLLLAVLAGGQAQAAPTRPECIAPAKPGGGFDLTCKLAQRALLDGQVIDAPMRVTYMPGGIGAVAYNSVIAQRASDPNSVVAFSSGSLLNLALGKYGKYGVNDVRWVASIGTDYGMIAVRADSPYRSLKALMSALRATPERIVFGAGGTIGSQDWMKSALVARQAGVDYRKMRYVAFEGGGEAFTALLGGHVQVVSGDIGEAAAQIDAKRVRILAVLADQRLPGKFAAIPTAREQGYALSWPIIRGFYVGPKVSQADYDWWVSAFRKAAAAPGFAALRESRGLFPLSLDGAELDAFVKKSVSDYQRQAREFGLVR from the coding sequence ATGACCCCCCGAATCGCATCCCTGTGGTTGCTGCTGGCCGTACTGGCCGGTGGCCAGGCCCAGGCCGCGCCGACCCGGCCGGAATGTATCGCCCCGGCCAAACCCGGCGGCGGTTTCGACCTGACCTGCAAGCTGGCGCAACGCGCATTGCTCGATGGCCAGGTGATCGACGCCCCGATGCGCGTGACCTACATGCCTGGCGGCATTGGTGCCGTTGCCTACAACAGCGTGATTGCCCAGCGCGCGAGTGATCCGAACAGTGTGGTTGCGTTCTCCAGTGGCTCGCTGCTGAACCTGGCTCTCGGCAAGTACGGCAAATACGGCGTGAACGATGTGCGCTGGGTGGCATCCATCGGCACCGATTACGGCATGATCGCGGTGCGCGCCGACTCGCCGTATCGCTCGCTGAAGGCGCTGATGTCGGCGCTGCGGGCCACGCCGGAGCGGATCGTGTTCGGTGCCGGCGGCACTATCGGCAGCCAGGACTGGATGAAGTCGGCACTGGTCGCGCGCCAGGCCGGCGTCGACTACCGCAAGATGCGCTATGTCGCCTTCGAAGGCGGCGGCGAGGCCTTCACTGCCTTGCTGGGCGGGCATGTGCAGGTGGTGTCGGGCGATATCGGCGAGGCGGCGGCCCAGATCGATGCCAAGCGGGTACGCATCCTTGCCGTGCTGGCCGACCAGCGCCTGCCGGGCAAGTTTGCGGCAATACCGACTGCACGCGAGCAGGGCTACGCACTGAGCTGGCCGATCATCCGCGGCTTCTACGTCGGACCGAAAGTCAGCCAGGCCGACTACGACTGGTGGGTCAGCGCGTTTCGCAAGGCCGCTGCGGCACCGGGCTTTGCCGCCTTGCGCGAGTCGCGCGGTCTGTTCCCGCTGTCTCTCGATGGCGCCGAACTGGATGCCTTCGTCAAAAAGTCGGTAAGCGATTACCAGCGCCAGGCGCGCGAGTTTGGCCTGGTCCGCTAG
- a CDS encoding winged helix-turn-helix domain-containing protein, with the protein MRILLAEPFSPCPDRLAGPLRHAGHAVDVIDDGAITDIALASEDYALAILDLALPRMDGQAVLSRLRARGQRLPVLMLVSGEQPGDRARMLDLGADDCLSRPFALDEFGARLRALLRRAHAGNARVLACGSLTLDTTSRLFQLDEAPLYLPRREQAVLEILMQKSGRPVSKDQLFNQVFGLDEEANVETIELYVHRLRKKLADSGASILTLRGIGYLLEPAGASPR; encoded by the coding sequence ATGCGCATTCTGCTGGCAGAGCCCTTTTCCCCATGCCCGGACCGGCTGGCCGGACCGCTGCGGCATGCCGGTCATGCCGTCGACGTCATCGACGATGGCGCAATTACGGACATTGCGCTGGCCAGCGAGGACTACGCGCTGGCCATTCTCGACCTCGCCCTGCCGCGCATGGATGGCCAGGCCGTACTGTCCCGTCTGCGCGCGCGAGGCCAGCGGCTGCCGGTCCTGATGCTGGTCAGCGGCGAGCAGCCCGGCGACCGGGCGCGCATGCTCGATCTTGGCGCCGACGACTGCCTGAGCCGCCCGTTTGCCCTGGACGAGTTCGGGGCGCGACTGCGCGCCCTGCTGCGCCGTGCCCATGCCGGCAATGCCAGGGTTCTGGCCTGCGGGTCGCTGACGCTGGACACCACATCGCGGTTGTTCCAGCTTGACGAGGCACCGCTGTACCTGCCCCGGCGCGAGCAGGCCGTGCTGGAAATCCTGATGCAGAAAAGCGGGCGGCCGGTCAGCAAGGACCAGCTGTTCAATCAGGTCTTCGGGCTCGACGAAGAGGCCAATGTCGAAACCATCGAGCTGTACGTGCATCGCTTGCGCAAGAAACTCGCCGACAGTGGCGCCTCGATCCTGACCCTGCGCGGCATCGGCTACCTGCTCGAACCGGCCGGGGCTTCACCGCGCTGA
- a CDS encoding prolyl-tRNA synthetase associated domain-containing protein, whose product MTPHTESDLYALLDTLRIPFQRIEHPALDRIADFDQAGISLPGQGIKNLFLRDRKGKRYFLLVVGAYKTVDLERLAAQIDVNRLGFASSERLEQFLGVKPGSVTPFGLINDGEQAVELLLDDGLDPDKLVGFHPLVNDSTVCLSYADFLRFIDHTGHVPRRVSA is encoded by the coding sequence ATGACTCCGCATACCGAATCCGACCTGTATGCGCTGCTTGATACCCTGCGTATCCCGTTTCAGCGCATCGAACACCCGGCTCTCGACCGCATTGCCGACTTTGACCAAGCCGGCATCTCGCTGCCGGGCCAGGGCATCAAGAACCTGTTTCTGCGCGATCGCAAGGGCAAGCGCTATTTCCTGCTGGTGGTCGGCGCCTACAAGACTGTCGACCTCGAACGGCTTGCGGCGCAGATCGACGTCAACCGGCTCGGCTTTGCCTCCAGTGAACGGCTGGAACAGTTCCTGGGCGTCAAGCCGGGCTCGGTCACGCCGTTCGGCCTGATCAACGATGGCGAACAGGCCGTCGAGCTGCTGCTCGACGACGGACTGGACCCCGACAAGCTGGTCGGTTTCCACCCGCTGGTCAACGACTCGACCGTCTGCCTGTCCTACGCCGATTTCCTGCGTTTTATCGACCATACCGGCCATGTTCCACGCCGCGTCAGTGCCTGA
- a CDS encoding MFS transporter, with amino-acid sequence MNAARPLFFIALGLFGLYAVEFGVVGILPLIVDRFGITVARAGWLVALFALIVAVCGPFMVLWLSRFDRRRVLAGSLFVFAACSALSAWAADFVTLMLLRIVPALLHPVFFAQAFAAAVALYPPSRATHATTMAFVGTSMGLVLGVPLAAWIGTRFSWEASFLFCALVNGVAGAGLLLMLPAGAPGSRSAAGRSSAVLRKPALWLNILSTVLVFATMFSVYSYAAEYLARVTGLGGEAISVLLVVFGVGGVAGNLLAGRLLGRNLVRTAVLYPLVLGGAYLVLFTLGSPSLVAMVVICLLWGAVHTSGLVVSQVWLTSAAPEAPAFATSLYISAANLGVMLGSAVGGGFISANGMQGALWSGWLFAALALLSMLLKVRLFDRRPDGLLRH; translated from the coding sequence ATGAACGCCGCCCGCCCGCTGTTCTTTATTGCGCTGGGGCTGTTCGGTCTGTACGCCGTGGAATTTGGCGTGGTCGGCATCCTGCCGCTGATCGTCGATCGTTTTGGCATCACGGTGGCCCGGGCCGGCTGGCTGGTGGCGTTGTTCGCACTGATCGTGGCCGTGTGCGGACCGTTCATGGTGCTGTGGCTGTCGCGATTCGACCGTCGCCGGGTCCTGGCGGGATCGTTGTTCGTGTTTGCCGCGTGCAGTGCGCTGTCGGCCTGGGCGGCGGATTTCGTCACACTGATGCTGCTGCGCATCGTGCCGGCCCTGCTGCATCCGGTGTTCTTCGCGCAGGCCTTTGCCGCCGCCGTGGCGCTGTATCCGCCGTCGCGGGCCACCCACGCCACCACCATGGCCTTTGTTGGCACCAGCATGGGGCTGGTGCTGGGGGTACCGCTTGCGGCCTGGATCGGTACGCGCTTTTCCTGGGAGGCGTCGTTCCTGTTCTGTGCGCTGGTCAACGGCGTGGCGGGGGCCGGCCTGCTGCTGATGCTGCCGGCAGGGGCGCCGGGGAGCCGATCCGCCGCCGGGCGGTCATCGGCGGTCCTGCGCAAACCCGCGCTGTGGCTCAACATCCTGTCCACCGTGCTGGTGTTTGCGACGATGTTTTCCGTCTACAGCTATGCGGCGGAATACCTGGCCCGCGTGACCGGTCTGGGCGGCGAGGCAATCAGCGTCCTGCTGGTGGTGTTCGGCGTTGGCGGCGTAGCCGGCAACCTGCTGGCCGGTCGCCTGCTCGGGCGAAACCTGGTGCGAACGGCCGTGCTGTATCCGCTGGTACTGGGCGGGGCCTATCTGGTCCTGTTCACCCTGGGCTCGCCCTCGCTGGTGGCGATGGTCGTCATCTGCCTGCTGTGGGGGGCCGTGCACACCAGCGGCCTGGTGGTCAGCCAGGTCTGGCTGACCAGCGCGGCGCCGGAGGCGCCGGCCTTTGCCACCAGCCTGTACATTTCAGCCGCCAATCTGGGGGTGATGCTCGGCTCGGCGGTGGGCGGCGGCTTTATCAGTGCGAACGGCATGCAGGGCGCGCTGTGGAGCGGCTGGCTGTTCGCCGCACTGGCCTTGCTGTCGATGCTGCTGAAAGTCCGGCTGTTCGATCGCCGGCCGGACGGGCTGCTCAGGCACTGA
- a CDS encoding serine hydrolase domain-containing protein — MLPPSVPLPGSLSTRIDHVIDQALREQRLVGAVVLVAQDGQLRHQRAAGLADREAGRPMSVDTLFRLASVSKPIVSTAAMVLAAQQRLMLDTPITCWLPDFQPRLADGTPAQITPRQLLSHTAGLGYRFLEADCDGPYARAGISDGMDRSGITLAENLRRLAGVPLAYVPGSSWGYSLATDVLGALIERICAMPLAQAVRALVTVPLGMDDTDFHAVDAGRLAAAYVSDTPVPRRMRELDIVPAFEDTAGIRFQPARAVDRDAYPSAGAGMVGSAGDLLRLLEVLRQGGAPLLPAAQVDEMGRNQTGELALANAPGFGFGLGFSVLRDPLLAASPESPGTWRWGGAYGHSWFVDRQCGLSVVAFTNTLYEGMSGRFVTELRDAVYAGGDAAASGKQP, encoded by the coding sequence ATGCTCCCTCCGTCAGTTCCCCTGCCGGGCAGCCTGTCCACCCGCATCGATCACGTCATTGACCAGGCCCTGCGCGAGCAGCGGCTGGTCGGGGCCGTGGTCCTGGTCGCGCAGGATGGCCAGTTGCGCCATCAGCGCGCCGCCGGTCTGGCCGATCGCGAGGCCGGCCGGCCGATGTCTGTGGACACGCTGTTCCGGCTGGCCTCGGTGTCCAAGCCGATTGTCAGCACTGCGGCGATGGTGCTGGCGGCACAGCAGCGGCTGATGCTGGATACGCCCATCACCTGCTGGCTGCCCGATTTTCAGCCCCGGCTGGCCGATGGCACGCCGGCGCAAATCACGCCACGCCAGTTGCTGAGCCATACCGCCGGTCTCGGCTATCGCTTCCTTGAAGCCGATTGCGATGGGCCATATGCCCGTGCCGGCATCTCCGACGGCATGGATCGGTCCGGCATCACGCTGGCAGAGAACCTGCGCCGGCTGGCCGGTGTGCCACTGGCTTATGTGCCGGGCAGCAGCTGGGGCTATTCGCTGGCGACCGACGTGCTTGGCGCACTGATCGAACGGATCTGCGCCATGCCGCTGGCACAGGCGGTACGGGCGCTGGTGACTGTCCCGCTGGGGATGGACGACACCGACTTTCATGCCGTCGACGCCGGACGGCTGGCGGCGGCCTATGTCAGCGACACGCCGGTGCCGAGGCGCATGCGGGAGCTGGATATCGTGCCTGCTTTCGAGGATACGGCCGGCATCCGCTTTCAGCCGGCACGTGCGGTCGACCGCGATGCCTATCCGTCTGCCGGGGCCGGCATGGTTGGCAGCGCCGGCGATCTGCTGCGGCTGCTGGAAGTGCTGCGCCAGGGCGGGGCGCCCTTGCTGCCTGCTGCGCAGGTGGACGAAATGGGCCGCAACCAGACTGGCGAGCTGGCGCTGGCCAATGCGCCGGGTTTCGGCTTCGGGCTCGGTTTCTCCGTACTGCGCGATCCGCTGCTGGCCGCCTCGCCGGAGTCTCCCGGCACCTGGCGCTGGGGCGGGGCCTATGGTCATTCCTGGTTTGTCGACCGCCAGTGCGGGCTGAGTGTGGTCGCGTTCACCAACACGCTGTACGAGGGCATGTCCGGCCGCTTTGTCACTGAATTGCGCGACGCGGTCTATGCCGGAGGGGACGCGGCAGCGTCCGGCAAGCAGCCATGA
- a CDS encoding LysR family transcriptional regulator — protein sequence MDSLNGVTVFVQVADTRSFVAAGRQLGVSASAVGKSVARLEDKLGVRLFHRSTRSITLTAEGTLFLARSRRILAELEAAELELSHSAAAPRGRLRVSLPLVSSLVLPVLADFMHHYPEIELDLDFTDRMVDVIDEGFDAVVRTGEPTDSRLSSRLLGHYRLQLVASPAYFARHGQPLSPADLVRHRCLHYRFPNSGKLEAWPFIGGDAVAPVLPTSMICNNIETRLCFALRGLGITCLPDFAIREALADGRLQSVLDEHVDHSGSFRLLWPSGRQASPKLRVFIDFLCERVFA from the coding sequence ATGGATAGCCTGAACGGGGTCACTGTGTTTGTGCAGGTGGCCGACACGCGCAGCTTTGTCGCGGCCGGCCGCCAGCTTGGCGTGTCGGCCTCGGCCGTGGGCAAGAGCGTGGCGCGGCTGGAGGACAAACTCGGGGTGCGCCTGTTTCATCGCAGCACGCGCAGCATCACGCTGACAGCGGAAGGCACGCTGTTCCTGGCGCGCAGCCGGCGCATTCTGGCCGAGCTGGAAGCCGCCGAACTGGAGCTGTCGCACAGCGCCGCCGCGCCGCGCGGGCGCCTGCGCGTCAGCCTGCCACTGGTCAGTTCGCTGGTGCTGCCGGTGCTGGCCGACTTCATGCATCACTATCCCGAGATCGAGCTCGACCTCGATTTCACCGACCGGATGGTGGACGTGATCGACGAAGGCTTCGATGCCGTGGTGCGAACCGGCGAGCCCACCGACTCGCGGCTGTCGTCCCGCCTGCTGGGCCACTACCGGCTGCAACTGGTCGCTTCACCGGCGTATTTTGCCCGTCACGGCCAGCCCCTGAGCCCTGCCGACCTGGTCCGCCACCGCTGCCTGCACTACCGCTTTCCGAACTCCGGCAAGCTCGAAGCCTGGCCGTTCATCGGTGGCGACGCCGTGGCGCCGGTGCTGCCGACATCCATGATCTGCAACAACATCGAGACCCGGCTGTGCTTCGCCCTGCGCGGGCTCGGCATCACTTGCCTGCCCGACTTCGCCATCCGCGAGGCGCTGGCCGACGGCAGGCTGCAAAGCGTGCTCGACGAGCATGTCGACCACAGCGGCAGCTTCCGGCTGTTGTGGCCGTCGGGCCGACAGGCATCGCCAAAGCTGCGGGTGTTCATTGATTTTCTTTGCGAGCGGGTTTTCGCATAA